The proteins below come from a single Drosophila suzukii chromosome X, CBGP_Dsuzu_IsoJpt1.0, whole genome shotgun sequence genomic window:
- the LOC136117411 gene encoding uncharacterized protein translates to MNQDGLSPPIDHDGDTLSNSSDSMHNSDVSSVLDITTSPRNSPTGCGIALRRNEDEEPRERISTASNEPTSPDSPGMSSRNPGQMSPIGDYSEEVYNEETALNLGRLPRLRVEDDIVTGTDSAHWSLTSWLRTQNHHSFAPGLLESCVEEFQNTEWTDSKSSDDSSVGGDGRFGMGGYQPPLADAVRAANAAWDIYLDDSSGDRIAPNDAILDRILAAPDSQVIFDATLSSIGDTDHYDPVRSPTPRTPWSPGHLDWSVEMDQFTGRADSADDSSLEGDGLRVTTAVWENYLDTLFLLGSPSERSPYDAENDLVLASPDSPPLRMEDEIHNTVCSPPPQTPECDRSKPWHPVPPTVTLAITPGRRISNPTTARAVSSRAPFSPLFLAQGLRTSARLLPPTPGRTVPPAAYDMLHWRKPRTSTSETEDTQWGLQDLRVSPGAEEALSEDHWVVAPLAWRVDTHDRRLPPTLVQFVLQHERTRVRFFRHAGGHRFRITISGNVISKRRRLYFKKHQRNFFSDFRFCFSPLA, encoded by the coding sequence ATGAACCAGGATGGCCTTTCTCCGCCCATCGACCACGATGGTGATACATTGAGCAACAGCAGTGACAGCATGCATAACTCCGACGTGTCGTCGGTTCTGGACATTACCACGTCACCGCGAAACAGCCCCACTGGGTGTGGCATAGCATTGCGTAGGAATGAAGACGAGGAACCCAGAGAAAGAATCTCGACAGCGAGCAACGAGCCCACAAGTCCCGATAGCCCGGGGATGAGTTCCCGAAACCCGGGCCAGATGTCACCGATAGGAGACTACAGCGAGGAAGTGTACAACGAGGAAACCGCACTGAACTTAGGGCGACTGCCAAGGCTGAGGGTCGAAGACGACATCGTAACTGGAACCGACTCGGCTCACTGGTCGCTAACCTCCTGGCTGCGAACCCAAAACCACCACTCCTTCGCACCAGGACTCTTGGAGAGTTGCGTTGAGGAGTTTCAAAACACCGAATGGACCGACTCGAAATCGTCTGACGATTCCTCGGTTGGGGGCGATGGTCGCTTTGGCATGGGAGGTTATCAACCACCCCTAGCCGACGCTGTCAGGGCAGCGAACGCTGCTTGGGACATCTACCTGGACGACAGCAGCGGCGATAGAATCGCTCCCAACGATGCCATACTCGACCGGATCCTAGCAGCTCCTGATTCCCAAGTAATCTTCGACGCAACGCTCTCCTCGATTGGTGATACGGATCATTACGACCCGGTTCGCAGTCCAACTCCGCGAACACCCTGGTCACCAGGACACTTGGATTGGTCTGTTGAGATGGATCAATTTACCGGAAGGGCCGACTCGGCCGACGATTCCTCGTTAGAAGGCGATGGTCTCAGGGTAACGACCGCGGTTTGGGAAAACTACCTGGATACTTTATTCTTGTTAGGCTCCCCGTCCGAGAGGTCTCCCTACGATGCCGAAAACGACCTGGTCCTAGCATCACCTGATTCCCCACCTCTCCGAATGGAAGATGAGATACACAACACGGTGTGCAGTCCTCCTCCGCAAACACCTGAGTGCGATCGTTCGAAGCCGTGGCACCCAGTACCGCCAACAGTGACACTGGCAATAACCCCAGGTAGACGGATCTCAAACCCAACGACAGCCAGGGCAGTGTCATCCAGGGCACCATTCTCGCCACTTTTTCTGGCCCAAGGGTTGCGTACCTCCGCTCGATTACTCCCACCGACCCCGGGGCGAACAGTCCCACCGGCAGCCTACGACATGCTTCACTGGAGAAAGCCAAGAACAAGCACATCCGAGACCGAAGACACGCAATGGGGACTGCAAGATCTTCGGGTATCGCCCGGAGCAGAGGAGGCCTTGAGTGAGGACCACTGGGTCGTTGCCCCCCTAGCATGGCGAGTGGACACGCACGACCGCCGACTACCCCCGACTCTAGTTCAGTTCGTTCTTCAGCATGAACGCACACGGGTCCGTTTCTTTCGGCACGCGGGGGGTCACCGGTTCCGGATCACCATCTCGggaaatgttatttccaagcgtaggaggttatactttaaaaaacaccaaagaaattttttttccgatttcCGTTTCTGTTTTAGCCCGCTAGCTtaa